ATCCCTTGGTCGATCAAGTTTTTACTCAGTTGTTGTCCTTCGTACAATGTCGTTTCCGAAGACTGGTACAGATACTGCTGTAGTAATTGTTCGTATTGTGTTGGCAGCCCTTCGTTCATCCTCTAGCCCCACCCTTCTATCACTCAACGCAACCATTTAATGCCTGTGATCTGTGTCCCGCTACCGGATTGCGATTGTATATGAAATGAATCCATCAGGCGTTTGACACCTGGCAAACCTGCACCTAAACCACCGGAGGTCGTATAGCCATCCTCCATTGCTTGTTGGACATCTGAAATGCCTGGACCTCTGTCCTGTGACTCTATCTGAATACCCATTTGTCCTTCTTCTTCTAAATATGAGATGCATATGGTACCCGTATGGGCGTAGAGAAAAATATTCCTTGCTAACTCTGAAATAGCCGTCGCGATTCGGGC
The genomic region above belongs to Caldalkalibacillus salinus and contains:
- a CDS encoding ATP-binding protein; amino-acid sequence: MNIRSCVQVDSELDIVAARQTGREMAKDIGFSEVEQARIATAISELARNIFLYAHTGTICISYLEEEGQMGIQIESQDRGPGISDVQQAMEDGYTTSGGLGAGLPGVKRLMDSFHIQSQSGSGTQITGIKWLR